A single Endozoicomonas sp. NE40 DNA region contains:
- a CDS encoding motility-associated protein, with amino-acid sequence MFLKFGGVILLAVSIIGGFVMAGGAPMVLWQPPEFVIIFGGAFAAFLISNSWTGVKDAFRAVVKVFRGKHLNQAYYQRLLTLLYQLFELRRRSGVSVLEDHIERPGESSIFTESGMLENPRLVSFICDNLRLVALGKVQPHELESLLDSELETMEDDMLRPAHSIQSIADALPGFWYCSGCVRHYCDHGSHGWAG; translated from the coding sequence ATGTTTTTGAAATTTGGTGGCGTTATTCTGCTTGCAGTCAGCATTATTGGCGGATTTGTCATGGCTGGGGGCGCGCCGATGGTGCTGTGGCAGCCGCCCGAATTTGTGATTATTTTTGGCGGTGCCTTTGCCGCCTTTTTGATCTCCAATTCCTGGACAGGTGTTAAGGATGCCTTCAGGGCGGTGGTTAAGGTGTTTCGTGGTAAACATCTGAATCAGGCTTATTATCAGCGACTGTTGACGTTATTGTATCAGCTGTTTGAACTGCGTCGTCGATCCGGTGTGTCTGTGCTGGAAGATCATATCGAGCGTCCGGGGGAGAGTTCCATTTTTACTGAATCCGGAATGCTGGAAAATCCAAGGCTGGTCAGCTTTATCTGCGACAACCTTCGTCTGGTGGCTCTGGGTAAAGTTCAGCCTCATGAGCTGGAAAGTCTGCTGGACAGTGAGCTGGAAACCATGGAAGACGATATGCTGCGACCGGCCCACAGTATTCAGTCGATTGCAGATGCCTTGCCGGGGTTTTGGTATTGTAGCGGCTGTGTTAGGCATTATTGTGACCATGGGAGCCATGGGTGGGCCGGTTGA
- a CDS encoding sigma-70 family RNA polymerase sigma factor: protein MSAVALTYSSQGKACFANRHAGSAADKRDALVMEHAEMVRRVALHLADRLDGAVDPDDLIQTGLVGLLEAAERYSPMDNIPFEAYVLPRVRGAMLDSLRKNDWCSRNVRRMGRELQVARSGLQQKLGRNPTDYELADATGLTVEECRKTEMQVDEANVASLEVILESGESLLPVEPDKVSSPVVRQRLMVALSEALKQLPEREQIIMQLYYDEELNQKEIASVLELTEARISQLRSKAVKSLRKKLLEWL, encoded by the coding sequence ATGTCTGCTGTAGCTCTTACCTATTCTTCGCAAGGCAAGGCATGCTTTGCCAACCGTCATGCTGGCAGTGCCGCAGATAAGCGGGATGCCCTGGTGATGGAGCATGCTGAAATGGTGCGGCGGGTTGCGCTGCATCTGGCAGACCGGCTGGATGGCGCTGTTGATCCGGATGATTTAATACAGACGGGACTTGTCGGTTTGCTGGAAGCGGCTGAGCGGTACAGTCCCATGGATAATATTCCGTTCGAAGCTTATGTTCTGCCACGGGTTCGTGGTGCGATGCTTGATAGTCTGCGTAAAAACGACTGGTGTTCACGTAATGTGCGCAGGATGGGACGGGAGCTACAGGTGGCACGCTCTGGACTGCAGCAGAAACTGGGGCGAAATCCTACGGATTATGAGCTGGCCGATGCGACCGGTTTAACGGTTGAAGAGTGTCGTAAAACGGAAATGCAGGTGGACGAAGCCAATGTTGCCAGTCTTGAGGTGATTCTTGAGTCTGGTGAAAGCCTTCTACCTGTTGAGCCGGACAAGGTGTCCAGCCCTGTTGTACGACAGCGGTTGATGGTAGCCCTGTCTGAAGCTCTGAAGCAACTGCCTGAGCGTGAGCAGATTATTATGCAGCTGTATTATGATGAAGAGCTGAATCAGAAGGAAATTGCCAGTGTGCTTGAGCTGACTGAGGCACGTATTTCCCAATTGCGCAGTAAGGCGGTGAAGTCGCTGCGCAAGAAACTGTTAGAGTGGTTGTAA
- a CDS encoding flagellar basal body-associated FliL family protein, with translation MSKEKTGFVRTVSFAVLALVGIAVIWFWVLSGRAGAGMIAPKPVYYEMEPVVVNVSRTGASNRYFKVKPVLVVSHDSSFKEIKHYSPVIRSRLIALYSRESVEGLLAEDGFDSLREKSLAEVHGVIGSNDGVHSVSEVLFNEYVIQ, from the coding sequence ATGTCTAAAGAAAAGACAGGTTTTGTCAGAACTGTGTCTTTTGCAGTATTGGCGCTGGTGGGTATTGCAGTTATCTGGTTCTGGGTTTTGTCCGGAAGGGCCGGGGCGGGAATGATTGCGCCGAAACCGGTGTATTACGAGATGGAGCCGGTCGTGGTCAATGTTTCGAGAACTGGCGCCAGCAATCGTTACTTTAAAGTGAAACCTGTACTGGTCGTTAGCCATGATTCTTCTTTCAAAGAGATTAAACATTATTCGCCCGTTATTCGTAGTCGTTTAATTGCGCTGTACTCCCGTGAATCGGTTGAGGGGCTTCTGGCTGAAGATGGTTTTGATAGTCTGCGGGAAAAGAGTCTGGCTGAAGTGCATGGTGTTATTGGAAGCAATGATGGTGTCCATTCGGTTTCGGAAGTCCTGTTTAACGAGTATGTGATTCAATAG
- a CDS encoding flagellar hook-length control protein FliK, with amino-acid sequence MTTSVISGMDLLSATAQGSTRISSSNSERSSGEQLFDDVLEQFVEETAGSEAQDQRLDALRSTIETMDDSEVTGFLAMLESQFNWQVEQHPLAEVVDLQTWRQQVEATVQDVVEGAGQPLLSEAAGKALEKALEQYMPADESERQADTLLSKELLDRELLNKERLESATDASAKAVAFSPAEVDALKAEQTLSYQPALDMKLQVMTETLSENLAMQSGQSSIELMGAVPATATLVQRTEATPVQIGSNPGVAQTATQANPDISLRQENWSDAMGQRLVAMISEGRQEAQIRLDPPELGTIGVRLVIEESGVSVQMASAVPQVRELLDVQSDRLRVALESQGYDQVDVNVGSDSERQFAQHRESQSGSHTGSESGLAQQPETSETTSVDILPTGFINTFA; translated from the coding sequence ATGACTACCAGTGTGATTTCCGGCATGGATTTGTTAAGTGCGACCGCACAGGGTTCGACTCGGATTTCTTCATCAAATTCTGAAAGGTCGTCCGGTGAACAGCTGTTTGACGATGTGCTTGAACAGTTTGTTGAGGAAACCGCTGGTTCTGAAGCCCAGGATCAGCGGTTGGATGCGTTACGCTCGACCATCGAAACCATGGACGACAGTGAAGTGACAGGCTTTCTGGCGATGCTGGAAAGCCAGTTTAACTGGCAGGTCGAGCAGCATCCTCTGGCGGAGGTTGTGGATCTGCAGACGTGGCGGCAGCAGGTTGAGGCAACGGTGCAGGATGTTGTAGAGGGCGCAGGTCAGCCTCTTTTGTCTGAAGCAGCCGGTAAGGCGCTGGAGAAAGCCCTTGAACAGTATATGCCAGCCGATGAGTCTGAAAGGCAGGCAGACACTTTGTTGAGTAAAGAGTTGCTGGACAGAGAGTTGTTGAATAAAGAACGACTTGAGTCTGCTACTGACGCTTCGGCAAAGGCTGTCGCATTTTCCCCGGCTGAAGTGGATGCCCTAAAAGCAGAGCAAACCTTATCTTATCAACCTGCGCTGGATATGAAGTTGCAGGTGATGACGGAAACCCTGTCTGAGAACCTGGCGATGCAGTCTGGTCAGTCATCCATTGAGCTGATGGGGGCAGTGCCTGCCACTGCAACGCTGGTTCAAAGGACAGAGGCGACTCCTGTTCAGATCGGCAGTAATCCCGGAGTGGCTCAAACCGCTACGCAGGCTAACCCGGACATCAGTCTGCGTCAGGAAAACTGGTCGGATGCCATGGGGCAGCGACTGGTGGCGATGATCAGTGAAGGGCGGCAGGAGGCTCAGATTCGTTTAGATCCGCCTGAGCTTGGAACCATTGGTGTACGACTGGTGATTGAAGAGTCAGGCGTCAGTGTTCAAATGGCTTCTGCCGTGCCTCAGGTCAGGGAGCTGCTGGATGTTCAGTCTGATCGCCTGAGGGTTGCCCTGGAATCTCAGGGGTACGATCAGGTTGATGTGAATGTCGGCTCTGATAGTGAACGACAGTTTGCACAGCATCGTGAGTCTCAGTCTGGAAGTCATACAGGTTCTGAGAGTGGTCTTGCTCAGCAGCCTGAAACCAGCGAAACGACTTCTGTAGACATTTTGCCAACTGGCTTTATTAACACATTTGCTTAA
- the fliS gene encoding flagellar export chaperone FliS — translation MNAKRGLNAYQSNQTRTRAEVASPYRLVVIMYENLIDNLSKAAGAIERKDMALRGESIGKCMDILGALSGALDHEIGGEMSQNLAQIYQYCNTRLLEATRTNSAEPIDEVMDLMTRIKGSWDQIGGQLNGGE, via the coding sequence ATGAATGCAAAACGCGGCCTGAACGCCTACCAGAGTAACCAGACCCGAACCCGTGCCGAAGTGGCCAGCCCTTACCGGCTGGTGGTGATTATGTACGAAAACCTGATCGACAATCTGTCCAAGGCGGCAGGTGCCATTGAGCGCAAGGATATGGCATTGCGCGGCGAAAGTATTGGCAAGTGTATGGATATTCTGGGTGCGCTGAGCGGCGCTCTTGATCATGAAATTGGTGGAGAGATGAGTCAGAACCTGGCTCAGATTTACCAGTACTGCAATACCCGCCTGCTGGAAGCAACCCGGACTAATTCGGCTGAACCGATTGATGAAGTGATGGACCTGATGACCAGGATCAAGGGTTCCTGGGATCAGATTGGGGGACAGCTGAATGGTGGCGAATAA
- the fliD gene encoding flagellar filament capping protein FliD: protein MSGISMGGMGTGLDIYGMATQMATLQITPKATQLTRREGAINEEIAALNELTGSLNSFYNSLNRYSDVTRFGSVSVSMAEDDEKYAGISVDETAITNTYSLQVNELAQQHKVELFAVDATGDNAGEITEELAGEYTIVVAGERLTIEIAEGDNIADIAEEINNHSDNPGVTASLLSDGEQSYLTLTSDETGVDNAITVRQGNDKLMLETLQDAQDAEFFIDGKRMTSATNRVEDAIPGVTIDLKSTNDEAFTFEVRSDTSKMTSSARAIVDSFNDVLSTLDSLGSRSMDDDGNVTRGPLAGDPMINGIRNELRHVQQMTFDGPYPNLASIGVMTNRNGDLEVDTSVLQEALDEDPKAVTEMFLEVVEEWQDVSTKYIGRPEEDESEGDEEDEDYVPPPSNDDKYIPKDGLIDARVETLERNLRAVESEWEVVETRYESIYQRYLNEFIAMDLAVAQMQQSMFTF from the coding sequence ATGTCAGGCATCTCCATGGGTGGAATGGGTACCGGGCTGGATATCTACGGTATGGCTACCCAAATGGCGACACTGCAGATCACGCCGAAAGCTACTCAGCTGACCCGTCGTGAAGGCGCGATTAATGAAGAAATTGCAGCATTGAATGAGCTGACCGGTTCTCTGAACAGTTTTTATAACTCGCTGAATCGTTATTCGGATGTGACCCGGTTTGGTTCCGTGTCGGTGTCCATGGCGGAAGACGATGAAAAGTATGCGGGTATCAGTGTTGATGAGACGGCGATTACCAATACTTATTCTTTGCAAGTGAATGAGCTGGCTCAGCAACATAAGGTTGAGCTGTTTGCTGTGGATGCAACGGGTGATAATGCCGGTGAAATTACCGAAGAGCTGGCAGGCGAGTATACCATTGTTGTTGCTGGTGAGCGTCTGACAATTGAAATTGCGGAAGGTGACAATATCGCAGACATTGCAGAAGAGATTAACAATCATTCTGATAATCCCGGTGTTACTGCGAGTCTGTTAAGCGATGGTGAGCAGTCTTATCTGACGCTGACATCAGACGAAACTGGTGTTGATAATGCGATTACCGTTCGTCAGGGTAATGACAAGCTGATGTTGGAAACTCTGCAGGATGCTCAGGATGCAGAGTTTTTTATTGACGGTAAAAGGATGACCAGTGCTACCAATCGTGTAGAAGATGCCATTCCCGGCGTAACCATTGACCTTAAAAGCACTAATGATGAAGCCTTCACCTTTGAGGTTCGTTCAGATACCTCAAAAATGACATCTTCTGCCCGCGCCATTGTAGACAGTTTTAATGATGTGCTGAGTACGCTGGATTCTCTGGGCAGTCGTTCTATGGACGACGACGGTAATGTGACTCGCGGCCCGCTGGCGGGTGACCCCATGATCAATGGTATCCGTAATGAGCTTCGCCATGTGCAGCAGATGACGTTTGATGGTCCTTATCCGAACCTTGCCAGCATTGGTGTCATGACTAACCGTAATGGTGATCTTGAAGTCGATACCAGTGTGTTGCAGGAAGCACTGGATGAAGACCCGAAAGCGGTGACTGAAATGTTTCTGGAAGTGGTGGAAGAGTGGCAGGATGTTTCAACCAAGTACATTGGTCGCCCTGAAGAAGATGAGTCAGAAGGTGATGAAGAAGATGAAGACTATGTACCACCACCGAGTAATGATGACAAATACATCCCGAAAGATGGTCTGATTGATGCCCGTGTTGAAACGCTGGAACGCAATCTGCGTGCTGTGGAGTCGGAGTGGGAAGTGGTTGAAACCCGTTATGAGTCCATTTACCAGCGCTACCTGAATGAATTTATCGCAATGGATCTGGCAGTCGCCCAGATGCAGCAATCCATGTTTACCTTTTAA